In the genome of Variovorax sp. PAMC26660, the window AACGCCCAGATCGTGGCCGACACCCTCACCCAGCGCGGCCTGCGCATCGTGAGCGGACGCACCGAAAGCCACCTGATGCTGGTCGACCTGCGCGCCAAGGGCATCACCGGCAAGGAAGCCGAAGCGGTGCTGGGCAGCGCCCACATGACGATCAACAAGAACGCGATCCCCAACGACCCTGAAAAGCCGATGGTCACCAGCGGCGTGCGCATCGGCACCCCCGCCATGACCACACGCGGCTTCAAGGACGAAGAGGCCCGCGCCACCGCGAACCTGATCGCCGACGTGCTCGAGAACCCGCGCGACGCGGCGAACATCGACGCGGTGCGTGCCAAGGTGCACGCGCTGACGAGCCGGTTCCCGGTCTACCGCTGAACCCCGAAGCTGCTCCAGGCATCGTGATGGCCGCATGAAGTGCCCTTTTTGCGGTCACCTTGAAACGCAGGTCGTCGAGACCCGTGTATCGGAAGATGCCGACTTCGTCCGCAGGCGCCGCCAGTGCAGCGCCTGCGACAAGCGCTTCACCACCTACGAACGGCCCGACGTCAATTTTCCGGTTGTCGTCAAGAAGGACGGCAGCCGCGCCGATTTCGATTCGAGCAAGGTGCGCGCCTCGATGATGCTGGCGCTGCGCAAACGGCCGGTGAGCATCGAGCAGATCGACAACGCCCTGCTGCGCATCGAACAGAAACTGCTGGCCAGCGGCCTGCGCGAGATCGACTCGACCAAGGTCGGCGAGCTCGTGATGCGCGAACTCAAGCGCATGGACAAGGTGGCCTACGTGCGCTTTGCCTCGGTGTACCGCAGCTTCGAGGACGTGGACGAGTTCAGACAGTTGCTGCGGGACATCTGAGCCGGCCCGCACTGGGTTGCTTCACGCGCCTTCTTCCTCCCACGTGCTTCCTCTGCCGCACGCACCGGTGCCGCAATCTCCTCGCCGATCCGGATCGCAAACCCTTGCCCGGCCCGATCCCGACACGATGATCGATGCCCGGCGGCCAGTCTCCGCCTTCAGCGTAAGACATCCGGCACCAAAGGCCCCGCTGGATGCCCGACGAGAAAATCCGTTGCTGTCATAGCGCAAGCCTTGCGCGAATCCATCTCCGAGCGCTGCATCGACGCTCACGCCCTCCGGCAACCGCTCGAAACTTCGCAATGCCTGAAGCGAAGACTCCGGCCCGGTCAGCACAGACCAGCCACTGGCCCAGTCATTGCCCGCCAGCGCAAGCACCCTGACACTCTGCGAACGCTGGATGGCCTCCATGCGCGCCAGACTCAACGCGGAATTGAAGCCCTGCGCGGCCGCCGCCAGACGCTGATTGAGCAGCAGATCGCGAAAGCTCGGCACGCCGATGGTCGCCAGCACTGCGACGATGGCCACGACCACCATCAACTCGACCAGCGTGAAGCCGCTCGCGTGCTTCGCACTGCGCAAGAACGCCTTCATTGCCAGCACCTGCCGCGCGGCAGGCCATCGCACCCTTTGCCGCCCTTGCTGTCGATCCAGAACTTGCCGACCTGTGGATCGGAGAAGCCGGCCTTCAGGTTCGCTGTGAGCCGGACACAGCTTTCGATGTTGCCGTGCCCCTCGCAATTGCTGCTTTCGACGGTGTATTTGCCACCCGCTCCGCTGTCGCCCGAATCGCCTTCGTAGGCGCGGTAACGACCGACCTGGGTGAAGTGGCGCTCCTGGTGCTGCATCTGCTGCATCAGCGCGGACCGTGCTTCGCTGTGCCAACTCTTGCGCACGAAGTCCATGTACGACGGATAGGAAATGGCCGCCAGGATGGCAACGATGGCGAGCACGATCATGACCTCGATCAACGTGAACCCGCGATGGCGCGATGCCGTTGCGCTCATTTTTTCTTTGCTCCCTGGTAGTCGATGACCTGCCGCCAATTGAGGCGCCCCGCGACTTGCGCCCCCTTGCCGTCATCGACGACAGGCCGCGCAGTCGAGACACCGCCCCGAGCGCCCAGCCTGACGACAGACAGCCGCCGTGTTGCCGGCCGGCGACCGAAAGAGTCGGTCGCGCTGTAGGTCGCCTCGCCCAACTGCACCAGGTGCGCTGTGCCCGGCAGGCCCGTGTCCGAAGGCTCGCAAGTGCCGCCCTTCGAGAGTCCGGTCATCGCGTTCACGGCGCAACTGCGCCCGCCACCGTCGCCGCCACACAGGCTCGCCTTGGGTATCAGCGTGTTGAAAAACAGATGGCCATCGCTCAGCAGCGGCCTGGACACCAGCCGCTCGCCTCGATCGGGTGAAGCCGGCAG includes:
- the nrdR gene encoding transcriptional regulator NrdR, giving the protein MKCPFCGHLETQVVETRVSEDADFVRRRRQCSACDKRFTTYERPDVNFPVVVKKDGSRADFDSSKVRASMMLALRKRPVSIEQIDNALLRIEQKLLASGLREIDSTKVGELVMRELKRMDKVAYVRFASVYRSFEDVDEFRQLLRDI
- a CDS encoding GspH/FimT family pseudopilin, whose translation is MKAFLRSAKHASGFTLVELMVVVAIVAVLATIGVPSFRDLLLNQRLAAAAQGFNSALSLARMEAIQRSQSVRVLALAGNDWASGWSVLTGPESSLQALRSFERLPEGVSVDAALGDGFAQGLRYDSNGFSRRASSGAFGAGCLTLKAETGRRASIIVSGSGRARVCDPDRRGDCGTGACGRGSTWEEEGA
- a CDS encoding type IV pilin protein; this translates as MSATASRHRGFTLIEVMIVLAIVAILAAISYPSYMDFVRKSWHSEARSALMQQMQHQERHFTQVGRYRAYEGDSGDSGAGGKYTVESSNCEGHGNIESCVRLTANLKAGFSDPQVGKFWIDSKGGKGCDGLPRGRCWQ